Proteins encoded within one genomic window of Rubritalea squalenifaciens DSM 18772:
- the aspS gene encoding aspartate--tRNA ligase, with the protein MRTHTCNELHHSDIGKTVTLIGWVNSNRDHGGVAFIDLRDRDGVTQCVFRPETNAKIAEVAKTLRHEDVIQITGEVELRPEIDGKSTVNTEIATGSIEVSVSELNIINRSEVLPFQLDKEINNEDMRLKYRFLDLRRPGMARNMKLRHRITKTTRDVLDEDGFLEIETPILSKSTPEGARDFLVPSRLHPGSFYALPQAPQQYKQLLMCGGIEKYFQIARCFRDEDLRADRQPEFTQIDIEASFVNQDDVMTLVEKLLGRIFKESIGADAPVKFDRLTHEEAMNTYGSDKPDRRFDMHLTALDEVFANSEFKVFSGALKAGGCIKAINAKGFAGASVGQIDKLTKAAIEAGAKGLAYIQARGAEPSEWRSPITKFLSEGELAALKDTMNIEEGDLVLFGAGDWETVCEVLGRVRLMCADMQNLLEGNTELNFLWVTDFPLLAYDNEEGRWHAVHHPFTRPVKEDEEKLKNGEYADLRAQAYDVVLNGYELGGGSIRIHEADLQDAMFTALGVTEEEKKTMFGHILDAFSFGAPPHGGLALGLDRIAMLVCGTDSIREVIAFPKNNRGADLMSASPAEVDFKQLRELYIQSTAKKDKPKPQPQPAPQA; encoded by the coding sequence ATGAGAACGCATACATGCAACGAACTCCACCACTCCGACATCGGTAAAACCGTCACTCTCATCGGTTGGGTGAATTCCAATCGTGACCACGGTGGCGTTGCATTCATCGACCTGCGTGACCGCGATGGCGTGACCCAGTGTGTTTTCCGCCCGGAAACCAACGCCAAGATCGCCGAGGTCGCCAAGACTCTCCGCCACGAAGACGTGATCCAGATCACTGGTGAAGTAGAACTCCGCCCAGAAATCGACGGCAAGTCCACCGTGAATACTGAGATTGCCACCGGCTCCATCGAAGTTTCCGTTTCTGAGCTCAACATCATTAACCGCTCCGAGGTTCTTCCATTCCAGCTCGACAAGGAAATCAACAACGAGGACATGCGTCTCAAGTACCGTTTCCTCGACCTTCGCCGTCCAGGCATGGCTCGCAACATGAAGCTTCGCCACCGCATCACCAAGACTACTCGTGACGTACTGGACGAAGACGGCTTCCTCGAAATCGAGACCCCAATCCTTTCCAAGTCCACACCAGAAGGTGCTCGTGACTTCCTCGTACCATCCCGACTGCACCCGGGCAGCTTCTACGCGCTGCCACAGGCTCCACAGCAGTACAAGCAGCTCCTGATGTGTGGTGGTATTGAAAAATACTTCCAGATCGCACGTTGCTTCCGTGATGAAGACCTTCGCGCCGACCGTCAGCCTGAATTTACTCAGATTGATATCGAAGCTTCCTTCGTCAACCAAGACGATGTGATGACTCTCGTCGAAAAGCTTCTCGGCCGCATCTTCAAGGAATCCATTGGTGCAGACGCACCAGTCAAGTTCGACCGTCTCACCCACGAGGAGGCAATGAACACCTACGGTTCCGACAAGCCTGACCGCCGCTTCGACATGCACCTTACAGCTCTCGACGAGGTCTTCGCCAACTCCGAGTTCAAGGTATTCTCTGGCGCACTCAAGGCAGGTGGTTGCATCAAGGCGATCAACGCCAAGGGCTTCGCTGGAGCTTCCGTAGGTCAGATCGACAAACTCACCAAAGCCGCTATCGAAGCTGGCGCCAAGGGCCTTGCCTACATCCAGGCCCGCGGAGCTGAGCCATCCGAGTGGCGCTCCCCAATCACCAAATTCCTCAGCGAAGGCGAACTCGCTGCCCTGAAGGACACTATGAACATCGAAGAAGGCGACCTCGTTCTCTTCGGTGCTGGCGACTGGGAGACAGTCTGTGAAGTTCTTGGCCGCGTTCGCCTCATGTGTGCTGACATGCAGAATCTGCTCGAAGGCAACACCGAGCTGAACTTCCTCTGGGTTACTGATTTCCCACTTCTCGCCTATGACAACGAAGAAGGTCGCTGGCATGCCGTTCACCACCCATTCACCCGCCCTGTCAAAGAGGACGAGGAGAAGCTTAAGAATGGTGAGTACGCTGATCTCCGCGCCCAGGCCTACGATGTAGTCCTCAACGGCTACGAGCTCGGTGGTGGCTCCATCCGAATCCACGAAGCCGACCTGCAGGACGCTATGTTCACCGCTCTCGGCGTAACTGAAGAGGAGAAGAAGACCATGTTCGGTCACATCCTTGATGCATTCTCCTTCGGAGCTCCTCCACACGGTGGTCTCGCTCTCGGCCTCGACCGTATCGCGATGCTCGTCTGCGGCACAGACTCCATCCGTGAAGTCATCGCCTTCCCGAAAAACAACCGTGGTGCAGACCTCATGTCTGCCTCCCCTGCGGAAGTCGACTTCAAGCAACTGCGTGAACTCTACATCCAGAGCACAGCCAAGAAGGACAAGCCAAAGCCACAGCCACAGCCTGCACCTCAAGCCTAA
- the hisS gene encoding histidine--tRNA ligase has translation MSKPNFNSLPGFRDFAPRDCAIRNYLFETWRGVAQRYGFVEYEAPIVESTELYLKKTGDELPTQLFRFEDQGGRDITLRPEVTASLARMVGANQRNYPKPMKWFEIGPCFRFEKPQKGRTREFIQFNADIIGEADPAADAELIALAIDTMLALGFTKKDFVIRASDRESWLRFCSERGIEDTTAFLQIIDKIERDKPEVLAEKLAKYDLTEEQVREFINDPANASPAFQQIQADLTARGLGEYLQLDLTIVRGLAYYTGTVFEIFDTSKSMRAIAGGGRYDELIKGLSDGAVDLPCTGFAMGDVVIRNFIEETPHALMQLECWLQNQPACEVYVVVADEDQRPNALKAIADLRTAGIKVDFSMTPTKFNKQFKSAQSSGARFALIIGAEYPEMQLKILESRTEVTISAEESVVEVIQERLTQPDGPLIA, from the coding sequence ATGTCCAAACCAAATTTCAACTCTCTCCCCGGCTTCCGGGACTTCGCCCCACGCGACTGCGCGATCCGCAACTATCTCTTTGAAACCTGGCGCGGCGTCGCCCAGCGCTACGGCTTTGTAGAGTACGAGGCTCCTATCGTGGAATCTACCGAACTCTACCTCAAGAAGACCGGTGATGAGCTCCCCACGCAGCTTTTCCGCTTTGAGGACCAAGGCGGCCGCGACATCACCCTCCGCCCAGAGGTGACTGCCTCCCTTGCCCGCATGGTTGGCGCCAACCAGCGCAACTACCCGAAGCCGATGAAGTGGTTCGAGATCGGACCTTGCTTCCGCTTTGAAAAGCCACAGAAGGGCCGTACCAGGGAATTCATCCAGTTCAATGCCGACATCATCGGTGAAGCAGATCCCGCTGCCGATGCCGAGCTGATTGCGCTAGCTATCGACACTATGCTAGCCCTTGGCTTCACCAAGAAGGACTTCGTCATTCGCGCCTCTGACCGTGAGTCCTGGTTGCGTTTCTGCTCCGAACGCGGCATCGAGGACACCACCGCCTTCCTCCAGATCATCGACAAAATCGAGCGCGACAAGCCAGAAGTGCTCGCCGAGAAGCTCGCCAAGTACGACCTCACCGAGGAACAAGTCCGCGAGTTCATCAATGATCCAGCCAACGCCTCCCCTGCCTTCCAGCAGATCCAGGCAGACCTGACAGCACGAGGCCTCGGCGAATACCTGCAGCTCGATCTCACCATCGTGCGTGGCCTCGCCTACTACACGGGTACCGTTTTCGAGATTTTCGACACCTCCAAGTCCATGCGAGCCATCGCTGGTGGCGGCCGCTACGATGAGCTTATCAAGGGCCTCTCCGACGGAGCCGTGGATCTCCCATGCACCGGTTTCGCGATGGGTGACGTGGTCATCCGCAACTTCATCGAGGAAACTCCACACGCGCTGATGCAGCTGGAATGCTGGCTGCAGAACCAGCCTGCTTGTGAGGTTTATGTAGTCGTGGCTGACGAAGACCAACGCCCGAACGCCCTCAAAGCGATCGCGGACCTGAGAACTGCCGGAATCAAAGTGGATTTCTCTATGACTCCGACTAAATTCAATAAGCAGTTCAAATCAGCCCAAAGTTCCGGTGCCCGTTTCGCATTGATCATCGGTGCCGAGTATCCGGAAATGCAGCTCAAGATCCTCGAATCACGTACCGAGGTGACGATTTCAGCAGAAGAATCTGTCGTGGAAGTCATCCAAGAAAGACTCACTCAGCCGGATGGCCCGCTCATTGCTTAG
- a CDS encoding DNA topoisomerase IV subunit B yields the protein MASYTEDDIKSLDWKEHIRLRPGMYIGKLADGSNPEDGIYILLKEVMDNSIDEYVMGFGNEITVSIDEESRVEVRDYGRGIPLGKLMDCAAKINTGAKYDSEAFKKSVGLNGVGIKAVNALSDFFEIQAWRDGETKSIEFSKGNVVEEMKTPRKEEATNGTRIAFEIDREIFPKKTKYRSQFVEKMCRYYTYLNPGLAVVLNGKKYKSKNGLLDLLKEEMDQEALYDPIVLSGKDLDITFTHTMESSEDYYTFVNGQHTTQGGTHLAAFREAVVKVLRDFYKKQYDPSDIRAGIEAAISIRVEEPVFESQTKTKLGSTTVSPKGETVRTFMLNFLKEHLDNYLHKHQDVAEALQKRILLAEKERKDLKGIKKLARERARKAKVHNKKLRDCRAHLDTKHKRREETTVFITEGDSASGSITKSRDVETQAVFSLRGKPLNSYGLTKKIVYENEEFNLLQHALNIEDGLEGLRYNKVVIATDADVDGMHIRLLLLTFFLQFFPEMVREGHVYILQTPLFRVRNKKETFYCYDDEEREAAIKKCGKAAEITRFKGLGEISPDEFAFMIGDDMRLDPVTMEEGKSLKEMLAFYMGKNTPDRQLYIIDNLREEVLREDVAV from the coding sequence ATGGCAAGTTACACAGAAGACGATATCAAGAGTTTGGACTGGAAGGAGCACATCAGGCTGCGTCCTGGTATGTATATCGGTAAACTTGCCGATGGCTCCAATCCAGAAGATGGTATCTACATCCTTCTCAAGGAGGTGATGGACAACTCGATCGACGAGTATGTCATGGGCTTTGGTAATGAGATTACTGTCAGTATCGACGAGGAAAGCCGGGTGGAGGTACGTGACTACGGCCGTGGTATCCCACTGGGCAAGCTGATGGACTGTGCGGCCAAGATCAACACGGGCGCCAAGTACGACTCCGAGGCCTTCAAAAAGTCCGTGGGTCTGAATGGTGTCGGTATCAAGGCGGTGAATGCTCTTTCCGATTTCTTCGAAATCCAGGCCTGGCGTGATGGTGAGACGAAGTCCATCGAGTTCAGCAAGGGCAACGTGGTGGAAGAAATGAAGACTCCTCGTAAAGAGGAAGCTACCAATGGTACACGCATCGCCTTCGAGATTGACCGAGAAATTTTCCCCAAGAAGACCAAGTACCGCTCCCAGTTCGTGGAGAAGATGTGCCGCTACTACACCTACCTGAATCCAGGTTTGGCCGTGGTGCTTAATGGCAAGAAGTACAAGTCCAAGAATGGTTTGTTAGATCTTCTCAAGGAGGAGATGGATCAGGAGGCGCTCTATGATCCTATCGTCCTTTCAGGCAAGGATCTGGATATTACCTTCACCCACACGATGGAGAGTAGTGAGGACTACTATACCTTCGTGAATGGGCAGCACACCACACAGGGTGGTACCCACTTGGCGGCTTTCCGTGAGGCGGTGGTCAAGGTGCTGAGAGATTTCTACAAGAAGCAGTATGACCCGAGCGATATCCGTGCCGGTATCGAAGCGGCGATCAGTATCCGGGTGGAAGAGCCAGTCTTCGAGAGTCAGACAAAGACTAAACTAGGCTCCACGACAGTTTCACCAAAAGGGGAGACTGTACGTACCTTCATGCTAAACTTCCTGAAGGAGCACCTCGATAACTACCTGCACAAGCACCAGGATGTGGCCGAAGCTCTGCAGAAGAGAATTCTTCTGGCTGAGAAGGAGCGCAAGGATCTCAAGGGCATCAAGAAACTCGCTCGTGAGCGTGCTCGTAAAGCCAAGGTGCACAACAAGAAGCTGCGTGATTGCCGAGCTCACCTCGATACCAAGCACAAGCGCCGTGAGGAGACGACCGTATTTATTACCGAGGGTGATTCAGCGAGCGGTTCCATTACTAAAAGTCGGGATGTAGAGACCCAGGCGGTATTCTCTCTTCGTGGTAAGCCTCTTAACAGCTATGGATTGACTAAGAAGATCGTCTACGAGAACGAGGAATTCAACTTGCTCCAACATGCTCTCAATATCGAGGATGGTCTGGAAGGGTTGCGCTATAACAAAGTTGTGATCGCGACCGATGCCGATGTGGACGGGATGCACATCCGTCTCCTGCTCCTCACCTTCTTCCTGCAGTTCTTCCCGGAAATGGTTCGAGAAGGGCACGTCTATATTCTCCAGACACCACTTTTCCGTGTGCGTAATAAGAAGGAGACCTTCTATTGTTATGACGATGAGGAACGAGAGGCCGCGATCAAGAAATGTGGTAAGGCTGCTGAGATCACCCGATTCAAAGGTCTTGGTGAGATTTCACCAGACGAGTTCGCCTTCATGATCGGCGATGACATGCGTCTGGACCCTGTGACAATGGAAGAGGGTAAGAGTCTGAAGGAAATGCTCGCCTTCTACATGGGCAAGAACACTCCGGACCGCCAGCTCTACATCATCGACAACCTCCGTGAGGAAGTGTTGAGAGAAGATGTGGCTGTTTAA
- a CDS encoding metallophosphoesterase, with protein MRIHVLSDLHLEFGSFDYPKVDADLVVLAGDTHVKLNGAKWAIENIPDVPTLYILGNHEYYGEKLPKLSSKLKELCEGTNIHILENNVFEHKGYRFFGATLWTDMSLHGDPLVGGVEALRMNDYKRIRHSSTYRKLRPIDTQFQHAGTISKMTKFMESGDPANSIIITHHAPSIRSLPHQRRNELISCAYTSHLDDLVEELNPLLWIHGHIHHSQDYNIGKTRILSNPRAYVDSPNTGFEPELVIDLEDELERYRAQ; from the coding sequence ATGCGTATCCATGTCCTCAGTGATCTTCACCTCGAATTCGGCTCTTTTGACTACCCAAAAGTAGATGCCGATCTCGTGGTTTTAGCTGGTGATACTCATGTAAAACTCAATGGAGCCAAATGGGCGATAGAGAATATCCCTGATGTCCCTACCCTCTATATACTTGGCAACCACGAGTACTATGGAGAAAAACTCCCCAAACTTTCTAGCAAACTGAAAGAGTTATGCGAAGGCACCAATATCCACATATTAGAGAACAATGTCTTCGAGCATAAAGGATATCGATTTTTTGGCGCTACACTATGGACCGATATGTCTCTACACGGCGACCCACTGGTAGGTGGCGTCGAAGCGCTCAGAATGAACGACTATAAACGTATTCGTCATAGCTCAACCTATCGCAAACTACGACCTATCGATACTCAGTTTCAGCATGCTGGCACTATATCGAAGATGACGAAATTTATGGAAAGTGGTGATCCGGCCAACTCCATAATCATCACACACCACGCCCCCTCCATAAGATCACTCCCCCATCAACGAAGGAATGAATTAATCAGCTGCGCCTATACTTCCCATCTAGACGACTTGGTTGAAGAACTCAACCCTCTGCTCTGGATACACGGCCACATCCACCATTCCCAAGACTACAATATAGGAAAGACGAGAATTCTTTCAAACCCCAGGGCCTATGTGGACTCACCCAACACAGGTTTCGAGCCTGAGTTAGTGATTGATTTGGAAGATGAGCTTGAGAGATACAGAGCTCAATAA
- a CDS encoding thioredoxin family protein, with protein sequence MAEVPSTFTLEAGQKAPGFELPDAQGAMHSLESVMGKKGTLVIFACNHCPFVIHLAKEVGAMAAEMKDWGVSTVAISANDIEKYPQDAPDKMAEFAKEYGWDFPYLYDESQGVAKSYYAACTPDFFLLDGDGCLYYAGQFDDSRPKNSLPVDGKDLKIAIRDLLEDAPASTATRPATGCNIKWKPGNEPSYFG encoded by the coding sequence ATGGCAGAGGTACCATCTACATTCACACTAGAGGCGGGGCAGAAGGCTCCGGGATTTGAACTTCCAGATGCACAGGGCGCGATGCATTCGCTGGAGTCCGTGATGGGGAAGAAGGGGACGCTGGTGATCTTTGCCTGCAATCACTGTCCTTTCGTGATCCATCTGGCGAAGGAGGTCGGTGCGATGGCTGCGGAGATGAAGGACTGGGGGGTGAGTACGGTGGCGATCAGTGCCAATGATATCGAGAAGTACCCTCAGGATGCTCCTGACAAGATGGCCGAATTTGCCAAGGAGTATGGCTGGGATTTCCCGTATCTTTACGATGAATCTCAGGGAGTAGCGAAAAGCTACTACGCAGCGTGTACTCCAGATTTCTTCCTGCTGGATGGCGATGGCTGTCTCTACTACGCAGGACAGTTTGATGATTCTCGTCCGAAGAATTCTCTACCAGTCGATGGCAAGGATCTAAAGATTGCCATCCGTGACTTGTTGGAGGATGCTCCCGCAAGCACTGCCACCAGACCAGCCACCGGGTGTAATATCAAGTGGAAGCCGGGCAATGAGCCTTCCTACTTTGGTTAG
- a CDS encoding AIM24 family protein → MNTTTPPPLTAAGSARSLEQFLADTAQRDRGQGVFELESPRILEVNLDGKMNTKMGSMVAYLGNIKFKREGILDQGVGNLLKKAVSGEGMKVSYAEGNGKLYLSDTGKKIIVLKLENESIVVNGNDVLAFEPSLQHKITMMRKITGMMAGGLFNVRFDGSGLLAITSHFEPLTLRVTPGQPVVTDPNATVAWSGSLNPQFKTDVSFKTFLGRGSGESIQMLFEGDGFVVVQPYEEVYFQSGS, encoded by the coding sequence ATGAATACTACTACACCACCACCTCTGACAGCTGCGGGTTCCGCCCGCTCACTAGAACAATTTTTGGCAGATACTGCGCAACGTGATCGTGGTCAGGGAGTCTTTGAGTTGGAATCTCCACGTATCCTGGAGGTGAATCTTGATGGGAAGATGAATACCAAGATGGGGTCCATGGTGGCTTATCTGGGAAACATCAAGTTCAAGCGCGAGGGGATACTGGACCAAGGTGTTGGCAATCTTCTGAAGAAGGCTGTCTCCGGTGAGGGAATGAAGGTCAGCTATGCCGAGGGTAATGGTAAGCTTTATCTCTCAGATACTGGTAAGAAGATTATCGTTCTCAAGCTAGAGAACGAATCAATCGTCGTGAACGGCAATGACGTATTAGCCTTCGAACCGTCACTACAGCACAAGATCACTATGATGCGCAAGATCACCGGCATGATGGCTGGCGGACTCTTTAACGTGCGCTTTGACGGTAGTGGTCTCTTGGCTATCACGAGTCATTTCGAGCCATTGACTCTCAGGGTGACACCCGGGCAACCCGTTGTGACGGATCCGAATGCGACCGTGGCTTGGTCCGGCAGTCTCAATCCTCAGTTCAAGACCGATGTCTCTTTCAAAACCTTCCTGGGACGTGGCTCGGGTGAGTCTATCCAGATGCTGTTTGAAGGAGACGGCTTTGTCGTGGTACAGCCATACGAGGAAGTCTATTTCCAGTCAGGCAGTTAG
- a CDS encoding sodium:solute symporter family protein produces the protein MDNLAFVQLGTLDWAIIAAFFVVSLGIGVWASKSAGKDSKEFFLGGRSMPWWLLGVSMVATTFSTDTPNLVAGLVREQGVAGNWGWWGFLLSGMLTVFVFAKLWRRSEVMTDVEFYELRFSGNSAAFLRGFRSLYLGLVFNVLIMGAVSLAVVKFGEIVLGVPGWQTLLVAGLVTLGYSSMGGLKGVIWTDFVQFILAMIGSVWAVFYVLSLDAVGGIDTILNASMVASKTSLFPDFTDASVWIPMILVPLAVTWWSTYYPGAEPGGGGYIVQRMLSAKDEKNAIGATLFFNIAHYALRPWPWIVLALASIVMVPMKIDSDYSKGHLKPHEETVKRVEEKMAEHPEAYSKMVAALDTNVAKIQEDAAKPDNSSGRAAEAFKAKLEDAARLTSLVKENPDSIEVKTLAYLWHADSWDKDVKAYKQSKNQADPIAKEALVHMYLANNVSLDKLGQDLGYPTMLTLLPTGLIGLVSASLIAAFMSTMSTQVNLGASYLVNDFYARFVKPKASPKELVHIGRLVTVIMLVLGSLVGLYLTSATQAFNLLLLIGAGTGPVYILRWFWWRVSAVSEITAMAVALFMAMFVTYSLPGIIGESVAKDYAWQINLISALTTTTIWIVVTLLTKPTTQSVLLDFYSKVQPGGPGWSKVHKIAELEGRDLSLIKEGWDVPTGILCTIFSSLGVYTALFATGYLIYGDVTQAIIQLVISVVSFGLVFKLWRKLKMS, from the coding sequence ATGGATAACTTAGCATTTGTACAACTAGGTACGCTTGATTGGGCAATCATAGCGGCCTTCTTTGTCGTTTCACTTGGAATTGGTGTATGGGCATCAAAATCTGCCGGTAAAGACTCCAAGGAATTCTTCTTGGGCGGTCGAAGCATGCCATGGTGGCTTTTGGGTGTATCCATGGTGGCGACTACATTCTCCACAGACACTCCTAACTTAGTGGCAGGTCTTGTTCGTGAGCAAGGTGTTGCAGGTAACTGGGGATGGTGGGGATTCTTGTTGTCAGGAATGCTGACCGTGTTCGTCTTTGCCAAGTTGTGGAGACGTTCCGAGGTGATGACAGATGTTGAGTTCTATGAACTTCGCTTCTCCGGTAACAGTGCAGCTTTCCTTCGCGGATTCCGATCCTTGTATCTTGGTTTGGTGTTCAACGTTCTGATCATGGGTGCCGTTAGTTTGGCTGTTGTGAAGTTCGGTGAAATTGTTCTTGGAGTACCAGGTTGGCAGACGCTGCTGGTAGCAGGCCTTGTTACCTTGGGATATTCCTCCATGGGTGGTTTGAAAGGTGTTATCTGGACCGACTTTGTGCAGTTTATTCTCGCGATGATTGGTTCAGTATGGGCTGTGTTCTATGTATTGAGCCTGGATGCTGTTGGAGGCATAGATACCATCCTGAATGCAAGTATGGTGGCTAGCAAAACTAGCTTGTTCCCAGATTTTACAGACGCGTCTGTCTGGATCCCTATGATTCTTGTGCCCCTTGCTGTCACTTGGTGGTCTACTTACTATCCGGGTGCAGAGCCTGGTGGCGGTGGCTACATCGTTCAGCGTATGCTCTCTGCTAAAGATGAAAAGAATGCCATTGGTGCTACCTTGTTCTTCAATATCGCTCACTATGCACTTCGTCCATGGCCGTGGATCGTACTTGCTCTGGCATCCATCGTGATGGTGCCAATGAAAATTGATAGTGATTACTCCAAAGGGCACCTCAAGCCTCATGAAGAAACAGTGAAGAGAGTTGAGGAGAAGATGGCAGAACATCCTGAAGCCTATTCTAAGATGGTAGCCGCTCTCGATACTAATGTAGCCAAGATTCAAGAAGACGCTGCTAAGCCTGACAATTCATCTGGCAGAGCTGCAGAGGCATTCAAAGCTAAGCTTGAGGATGCTGCCCGCCTGACATCTCTAGTTAAAGAGAATCCAGACTCCATTGAGGTCAAAACTCTGGCCTACTTGTGGCACGCTGATTCTTGGGATAAAGATGTAAAAGCATACAAGCAGTCTAAGAACCAAGCTGACCCAATTGCCAAAGAGGCATTGGTACACATGTATTTGGCTAACAACGTATCACTCGACAAGCTCGGTCAAGATTTGGGTTACCCAACCATGTTGACCCTCCTTCCTACTGGACTTATCGGTCTCGTGTCTGCCTCCCTGATCGCAGCATTCATGTCCACCATGTCAACCCAGGTTAACTTGGGAGCTTCATACCTCGTGAACGATTTCTATGCACGCTTTGTGAAACCAAAAGCTTCTCCTAAAGAATTGGTTCACATTGGTCGCTTGGTTACAGTGATCATGCTTGTTCTTGGTTCACTGGTAGGTCTTTACCTTACATCGGCGACTCAAGCGTTTAACCTCTTGCTTCTGATTGGTGCTGGTACAGGCCCAGTGTACATTCTCCGCTGGTTCTGGTGGCGTGTGAGTGCTGTTTCTGAAATCACAGCCATGGCTGTCGCTCTCTTCATGGCAATGTTTGTGACTTACTCTCTCCCTGGTATCATTGGCGAATCTGTTGCCAAAGACTATGCATGGCAGATTAACCTGATCAGTGCTCTGACAACGACAACGATCTGGATTGTGGTAACTCTTCTGACTAAGCCAACAACCCAGTCCGTCTTGCTTGATTTCTACTCCAAAGTTCAACCTGGTGGCCCTGGTTGGTCCAAGGTTCACAAGATTGCTGAGTTGGAAGGACGCGACCTTTCATTGATCAAAGAAGGCTGGGACGTGCCAACAGGTATTCTGTGCACCATCTTCTCATCCCTTGGTGTATACACAGCCCTGTTTGCCACTGGTTACTTGATCTATGGAGACGTAACACAGGCCATTATTCAGCTGGTTATCAGTGTAGTCAGCTTTGGTCTGGTCTTCAAGTTGTGGAGAAAACTGAAGATGTCCTAA
- a CDS encoding M20 family metallopeptidase: MTTTQLLQELIRIPSVNPDNDPGTDQVGEQRIAEYLRDLLTSHSFEVTLEEVLPGRPNLIARCPGPTDRPRIFFGPHTDTVGVSGMVFDPFCGDVVDDTIIGRGASDTKGPMAAMLTALIENKDLLATLPIAVDFVAFMAEESSQHGSKHFAKHHADEYSFAIAGEPTSLDIVYTTKGSLWLTLAARGTAAHASQPERGSNAIMTLARSLDLINRKLSNRLATFTHPVLGHSTLNVGTIQGGTRPNIVPDFAQAEIDIRTTPDLMEAGGALPLVTSFLEEMNLPLEILSAHENPPMATPEDNTMIQQIIKANPSCQLVGAPWFSDAAHLSAVGLPSICLGPGSINQAHTKDEFIKISDLEAGHAFFSNFIKSLAE, translated from the coding sequence ATGACCACGACTCAACTTCTCCAAGAACTCATCAGGATCCCCAGCGTGAACCCGGACAATGATCCCGGTACAGACCAAGTAGGCGAGCAACGGATCGCTGAATACCTGAGAGATCTCCTCACCTCTCATAGTTTCGAAGTCACTCTAGAAGAAGTTCTTCCCGGCAGGCCAAACCTGATCGCGCGCTGTCCCGGCCCCACAGACAGACCACGCATCTTTTTCGGACCTCACACAGACACCGTGGGAGTCAGCGGCATGGTCTTTGACCCGTTCTGCGGGGACGTCGTGGACGATACGATCATCGGCCGTGGTGCATCGGACACCAAAGGCCCCATGGCCGCCATGCTCACGGCCCTCATCGAAAACAAAGATCTGCTCGCCACTCTACCGATCGCTGTCGACTTCGTCGCCTTCATGGCTGAGGAATCTTCACAACATGGTTCCAAGCACTTCGCCAAACATCACGCAGACGAATACTCTTTTGCCATCGCGGGCGAACCCACTTCTCTAGATATCGTCTACACAACCAAGGGATCTCTCTGGCTCACGCTTGCTGCCAGAGGAACTGCAGCTCACGCTTCTCAGCCAGAACGGGGCTCCAATGCCATCATGACGCTCGCCCGCTCGCTGGATCTCATCAACCGCAAGCTTTCTAACCGACTCGCCACCTTTACCCATCCTGTCCTTGGTCACTCGACCTTGAATGTAGGTACGATCCAAGGCGGCACACGCCCGAACATCGTCCCAGACTTTGCCCAAGCTGAAATCGATATCCGCACCACTCCAGACCTGATGGAAGCTGGTGGAGCGCTACCACTGGTTACATCATTTCTGGAGGAAATGAACCTCCCACTAGAGATTCTCTCCGCCCACGAGAACCCACCGATGGCAACCCCCGAGGACAATACAATGATCCAACAAATCATCAAAGCAAACCCAAGCTGCCAGCTCGTCGGCGCTCCTTGGTTCTCTGATGCAGCCCACCTCTCAGCGGTTGGCCTTCCTTCCATCTGCCTCGGCCCCGGCTCTATCAATCAGGCACACACCAAAGACGAGTTCATCAAGATCTCCGACCTCGAAGCAGGCCATGCCTTCTTCTCGAACTTCATCAAGTCCCTCGCAGAATAA